Sequence from the Pirellulales bacterium genome:
TTGAAGTGCGATTTGGCTCGGTCGATTTGGGACAGACTGGGCGCCATGCCCGCGGCTTTGCCTGGACATGTTTCGGCGATGCGATTCGCCGCTGCGCATGGCCACTCGCGGCAGTGGGCATGAGGCCCGATCCGAAAAATTTACGCTTTTGGAATCACATTACAGCAAACCGTGGTTCGGATGCGCAATGAAGCTTACGGTCATACAACGCAGCGTGATCGGCTTGGGCGCGGCGCTACTGCTGGAATTGCTGCTGGGATTTTGGCTGCTCCGCACGATCGAATCGTCGCTGAATGCGGGCCGGATGGTCGCACACAGCAACGACGTGCTCGTGAGGCTGAGCAACCTGTCGACCAAGCTCAACGACGCCGAGCGCGAATCGCGCGACTACTTGATGACCGGCTCGCAAGACGATTGGAAGTTGATCGAGCAATCGTTTGCCGGCGAGACTGGGCTGCAAATGCAGTTGCGCGATATGGTGGTCGACAACCCGCCCCAGGTGCAGCGGATTGCCGAGCTCGATCCGCTCATCAAGCGATTCATTGAAACGGTTGACTCGATCAAGACGGCCACGCCGGAAAGGCAACGCGATCTCTCCAATTCCGTCATGCTGCAGAACAACGGCATCCGCCAACGCACGCGGGATTTGCGCGACGAAGAACGGCGGCTGATGGACCGACGATTGGAAAGCCAAACGGCGAATACCCAACGGACGATGCTCTTCGCCACGCTCGGCACCTTGCTCGCGCTCGTGCTCGTGGGCGGCTCGGGATATTTGCTCATCGGCGAAGTGCGCGAGCGCACACAAGCCGAGCGCACGCTATTGGATCAGAAACGGCTGCTCGAATCGATCTTGAATTGCATGAGCGACGGCGTCGTGGTGGCCGATCTGGCCGGCCAGTTGACGATCTTCAACCCGGCCGCCGAGCAAACACTCGGGCTCGGCATGGTCGACGCCGCCGTGCCGGATTGGTCCGAACGGTATGGATTTTACCAGCCGGATCAAGAAACGCTCTTTCCGAGCGAACGCCTGCCCTTGGCGCGGGCGATCCGCGGAGAAAGCGTCGACGACGTGGAAATTCTCGTCCGCAATTCAGCGCGACTCAAAGGCGCCTGGCTGCGGATGAGCGGCCGCCCATTGCTCGACGATCACGATAATCCGTGCGGCGGCGTGGTCGTGTTTCGCGACATCTCGGAGCGCAAGCGAGCTGAAGATGAGCGATTTCGCGTGGCCGCGGAATCGGCCCCCAACGGCTTCGTGATGATCAATCGCGACGGCCATATCGTGCTCGTCAATTCGCAAATGGAAAGGCTTTTCGGCTACGAGCACACGGAATTGGTGGGACAATCGGTGGAACTGCTGGTGCCGGAAGCGTTTCAGCGGAGTCATCCGCGGCTGCGCGACGCATTCTTTGCCGCGCCGGCCGCGCGGGCGATGGGCAAGGGCCGCGATCTGCAGGGCCGTCGCAAGGATGGCAGCGAATTCCCGGTCGAAATCGGCCTCACGCCGATCCAAACCGGCGAGGGATTGCTCGTGATCGGCGCCGTCG
This genomic interval carries:
- a CDS encoding PAS domain S-box protein is translated as MKLTVIQRSVIGLGAALLLELLLGFWLLRTIESSLNAGRMVAHSNDVLVRLSNLSTKLNDAERESRDYLMTGSQDDWKLIEQSFAGETGLQMQLRDMVVDNPPQVQRIAELDPLIKRFIETVDSIKTATPERQRDLSNSVMLQNNGIRQRTRDLRDEERRLMDRRLESQTANTQRTMLFATLGTLLALVLVGGSGYLLIGEVRERTQAERTLLDQKRLLESILNCMSDGVVVADLAGQLTIFNPAAEQTLGLGMVDAAVPDWSERYGFYQPDQETLFPSERLPLARAIRGESVDDVEILVRNSARLKGAWLRMSGRPLLDDHDNPCGGVVVFRDISERKRAEDERFRVAAESAPNGFVMINRDGHIVLVNSQMERLFGYEHTELVGQSVELLVPEAFQRSHPRLRDAFFAAPAARAMGKGRDLQGRRKDGSEFPVEIGLTPIQTGEGLLVIGAVVDITERKRAELETQKLNEQLERRVAERTSQLAAANEELEAFSYSVSHDLRAPLRAMNGFAKILEEDFGARLEDGSRRYLGLIQKNAERMGSLIDDLLAFSRLNRQTLTRSLVDPAALAREVFDVLEAERKGRNVALDLGQLPPCRADYNLLRQVFVNLLSNAIKFTRSRTAARIEIGSSNGEGQPTFFVRDNGVGFDMRYADKLFRVFQRLHRVEDYEGTGVGLAIVQRIVVRHGGRIWAESVLEQGTTFYFTLSGDTPSG